One genomic segment of Nerophis lumbriciformis linkage group LG20, RoL_Nlum_v2.1, whole genome shotgun sequence includes these proteins:
- the LOC133619344 gene encoding uncharacterized protein, whose translation MRTHNDNKHSECSTKKRGQTCLSCSVCAKSFTKKSRLTRHMRTHTGEKPFSCSVCSKSFSRNCGLTEHMRTHTGEKPFICSVCGKSFSQNSHLTQHMRTHTGEKYFNCSNCGKNYYCKSRLTRHMRTHTGEKPFSCSICGKSFSRNCGLTKHMRTHTGEKPFSCSVCGKSFSQNCGLTEHMRTHTGEKPFKCSVCGTTFSVKKRLKEHMRTHTGEKPFNCSVCGNSFSQNSSLTQHMRTHTVEKPFGCSVCSKSFSVKNSLIEHMRTHTGEKPYKCSVCGKTFSDRSKLALHMRTHAGEKTFSCSVCCKRFQHKAVAVKHMRTHKGK comes from the coding sequence atgaggactcacaatgacaacaaacactctgaatgctctacaaagaagagaggtcaaacatgtttgagctgctcgGTTTGTGctaaaagttttactaaaaagagccgtttgactcgacacatgagaacacacacaggagaaaaaccattcagttgttcagtttgtagcaaaagcttttctcgaaattgtggtttgactgaacacatgagaacacacacaggtgaaaaaccatttatttgttcagtttgtggcaaaagcttttctcaaaatagccatttgactcaacacatgagaacacacacaggagaaaaatacTTTAACTGTTCAAATTGTGGTAAAAACTATTATTGTAAGAGccgtttgactcgacacatgagaacacacacaggtgaaaaaccattcagttgttcaatttgtggcaaaagcttttctcgaaattgtggtttgactaaacacatgagaacacacacaggtgaaaaaccattcagttgttcagtttgtggcaaaagcttttctcaaaattgtggtttgactgaacacatgcgaacacacacaggtgaaaaaccatttaagtgttcagtttgtggcacaaCATTTTCTGTTAAGAAGAGGttgaaagaacacatgagaacacacacaggtgaaaaaccatttaattgttcagtttgtggcaacagcttttctcaaaatagctctttgactcaacacatgagaacacacacagttgAAAAACCATTTGGTTGTTCAGTTTGCagcaaaagcttttctgttaagaaCTCTTTgattgaacacatgagaacacacacaggtgaaaaaccatataagtgttcagtttgtggcaaaacctTTTCTGATAGAAGCAAATTGGctctacacatgagaacacacgctggagagaaaacatttagttgttcagtgtgctgtaaaaggttccaACATAAAGCAGTCGCAgtaaaacacatgagaacacacaagggaaaataa